The Arachis ipaensis cultivar K30076 chromosome B07, Araip1.1, whole genome shotgun sequence genome includes a window with the following:
- the LOC107606581 gene encoding LOW QUALITY PROTEIN: alcohol dehydrogenase-like 7 (The sequence of the model RefSeq protein was modified relative to this genomic sequence to represent the inferred CDS: inserted 1 base in 1 codon; substituted 1 base at 1 genomic stop codon), whose product MENKVARTSEAQPIRCKAAVSRKQGEALSIEEIIVAPPMACEARIKVICTTLCHVDLTFWNTKDPASIWPRILGHEAIGXENLRNMVXNLCSKFPFKVSPWMPRYDSSRFTDLNGDIIHHFLFVSSFSEYTVVDIANLTKIHPLVPPNKACLLSCGISAGLGAAWRLANVEPGSTVAIFGLGSIGLAVAEGARFCGATRIIGVDVKPEKFEIAKKFGVTDFVNAGECGDKSLSQIIIDMTGGGADYCFECVGLTSSVHEAYASCRKGWGKTIVLGVDKPESKLSLNTREILFNGKSLIGCLFGGLKPKSHVPVLLKRYMDKELKLDEFVTHELKFKDINKAFDLLMKGECLRCVVWMDK is encoded by the exons ATGGAAAACAAAGTAGCAAGAACAAGTGAAGCTCAACCCATAAGATGTAAAG CTGCGGTTAGTCGCAAACAAGGTGAGGCATTGAGCATTGAAGAGATCATTGTGGCACCACCAATGGCTTGTGAAGCAAGGATTAAAGTTATATGCACCACTCTTTGTCACGTTGATCTCACTTTTTGGAACACTAAG GACCCTGCTTCAATTTGGCCAAGAATTCTGGGTCATGAGGCAATTGGGTAAGAGAATTTGCGAAATATGG GCAACCTGTGTTCAAAATTCCCATTCAAAGTATCTCCATGGATGCCAAGATATGATAGTAGCAGATTCACTGATCTCAATGGAGACATCATACACCATTTCCTTTTTGTTTCAAGTTTTAGTGAATACACTGTCGTTGACATTGCCAATCTAACCAAGATTCATCCCCTTGTTCCTCCAAACAAGGCATGCCTCCTTAGTTGTGGTATCTCGGCCG GGCTAGGTGCTGCTTGGAGATTAGCAAATGTAGAGCCAGGTTCAACTGTTGCTATTTTTGGGTTGGGAAGCATTGGATTAGCA GTTGCTGAAGGAGCTAGATTTTGTGGAGCAACTAGAATTATTGGTGTGGATGTTAAGCCAGAAAAATTTGAAATTG CAAAAAAGTTTGGAGTTACTGATTTTGTTAATGCTGGAGAATGTGGAGACAAATCTCTAAGCCAG ATAATTATAGATATGACTGGTGGTGGAGCAGATTACTGCTTTGAATGTGTTGGTTTAACATCATCAGTTCATGAAGCATATGCTTCTTGTAGAaag GGTTGGGGAAAAACAATTGTTTTAGGAGTGGACAAGCCAGAATCCAAGTTGAGTCTTAACACTAGAGAGATCCTCTTCAATGGGAAGAGCCTAATTGGATGCTTATTTGGAGGACTCAAACCCAAATCTCATGTCCCTGTTCTCCTTAAACGTTACATGGACAAG GAACTAAAGTTGGATGAATTTGTCACTCATGAGTTGAAATTCAAAGACATCAACAAAGCTTTTGATTTACTGATGAAAGGAGAGTGTCTGAGATGTGTAGTTTGGATGGACAAATGA